TGTGGTCGCAATGACCGGCTAGCGCCTCGTCAACGGAGTTGTCGACCACCTCATAGACCAGGTGGTGAAGGCCCCTCTCCCCGGTGGATCCGATGTACATCCCGGGACGCTTTCGGACAGCGTCGAGACCTTCAAGAACGGTGATTGCACTAGCGTCATATGACACTTGCTGATCCTACCTGCTAAGGGCACAAAGAACTGCCGGGATGCCTTTGTTTTGGTGGATAAATGGGCTGGTTTGGTGGGCTAGCCGTAGGTGTCGCGAGGCCCTCTGCCGGGCACCCTGAAACGACCCGGTCGCGGGCCGCCGACAGCTGGCCCAACCACCTCGATATCGCGCACGACGCCGGACCCAATCTCCTGCTCGATGCGGGCCAAAATGGTCGGGATCAGCATCCGAACTTGCGTCGCCCAAGCGGTTGATTCGGCGCGCAATCGCAGCGTTGCGGTGGACTGGTCGAACTCCTCCGGTGACACATGCGCCGCAAGGTCCGCGCCGGCGACTTCCGGCC
This is a stretch of genomic DNA from Candidatus Nanopelagicales bacterium. It encodes these proteins:
- a CDS encoding DUF721 domain-containing protein, which codes for MADEELPDLAAEALAKLRRSVRGQRATGSSSGQRGSRSGKRWQPVRDDEYGGAGPGGRDPILVGPGMDDLVRDRDWSASTAVGGVIGRWPEVAGADLAAHVSPEEFDQSTATLRLRAESTAWATQVRMLIPTILARIEQEIGSGVVRDIEVVGPAVGGPRPGRFRVPGRGPRDTYG